TCGCCTACGCCTTTCGGCCTCGGCTTAGGTCCCGACTGACCCTGAGCGGACGAGCCTTCCTCAGGAAACCTTAGGCTTTCGACGGAGGGGATTCTCACCCCTCTTTTCGCTACTCATACCGGCATTCTCACTTCCAAGCGCTCCACATGTCCTTACGATCATGCTTCTACGCCCTTGGAACGCTCCCCTACCACAGCCACCTGACGGTGGCCATCCATAGCTTCGGTGATACGTTTAGCCCCGGTACATTTTCGGCGCAGAGTCACTCGACCAGTGAGCTATTACGCACTCTTTAAATGGTGGCTGCTTCTAAGCCAACATCCTGGTTGTCTAAGCAACTCCACATCCTTTTCCACTTAACGTATACTTGGGGACCTTAGCTGATGGTCTGGGCTGTTTCCCTCTTGACTACGGATCTTAGCACTCGCAGTCTGACTCCCGAGGATAAGTGATTGGCATTCGGAGTTTGACTGAATTCGGTAATCCTGTGGGGACCCCTAGTCCAATCAGTGCTCTACCTCCAACACTCTTCCCTCGAGGCTAGCCCTAAAGCTATTTCGGGGAGAACCAGCTATTTCCGAGTTCGATTGGCATTTCACCCCTACCCACACCTCATCCCCGCACTTTTCAACGTGCGTGGGTTCGGGCCTCCATCCAGTGTTACCTGGACTTCACCCTGGACATGGGTAGATCACCCGGTTTCGGGTCTACAACCACGTACTTTGGCGCCCTATTCAGACTCGCTTTCGCTGCGGCTCCGTCTCTTCAACTTAACCTTGCACGGGATCGTAACTCGCCGGTTCATTCTACAAAAGGCACGCTGTCACCCATTAACGGGCTCCAACTACTTGTAGGCACACGGTTTCAAGATCTATTTCACTCCCCTCCCGGGGTGCTTTTCACCTTTCCCTCACGGTACTGGTTCACTATCGGTCACTAGGAAGTATTTAGCCTTGGGAGATGGTCCTCCCTGCTTCCGACGGGGTTTCACGTGTCCCGCCGTACTCAGGATACACTCCGGAGGAGTGACCGTTTCGGCTACAGGGCTTTTACCTTGTCCCGCGGACCTTTCCAGGTCGCTTCACCTACGATCACTCTTTGTAACTCCGTATGGAGTGTCCTACAACCCCAGAAGGCAAGCCTTCTGGTTTGGGCTGATTCCGTTTCGCTCGCCGCTACTCAGGAAATCGCATTTGCTTTCTCTTCCTCTGGGTACTAAGATGTTTCAGTTCCCCAGGTCTGCCTTCTCACACCCTATGGATTCAGGTGTGGATACCGCCTCATTACAGGCGGTGGGTTCCCCCATTCGGATATCTCCGGATCAACGCTTACTTACAGCTCCCCGAAGCATTTCGGTGTTCGTCCCGTCCTTCATCGGCTCCTAGTGCCAAGGCATTCACCGTGCGCCCTTTCTAGCTTAACCTCTTAAACCGCAGATCATCGGCAGAGCTCGTCGTCAGCTGCGTTCGCTCACCATCCTCACGTACCTCAGTACGTTCCGGTGTTGCGCTCACTTGCTTCCTCGATCTCTTTGATGCTCTTTGTTTAAACACACTTCTGGCTTATCACCAGGTGGCTTAAACCCTTTCCTTTATTAAAAAGGCGGTTTTAGGCGTCTTAATGGCCTTTTTCTAAGACACTCGGTTCTCTCATCGTTTGATTAAATCAAGCGATTGTGAACCGGTGATGTCATTTATCAGTCTTTCGTTATCCAGTTTTCAAAGGTCGATTCTTACCCAACGGGTAAGTTTTTCTATCTGAGAGTTTAACCTCTCAAAACTAAACAAAATAGCCAAAGCAAAGTTTTAATAAGCTGAGCTTAATAGCTCCTTAGAAAGGAGGTGATCCATCCCCACCTTCCGGTAGGGATACCTTGTTACGACTTCACCCCAATCATCTGTCCCACCTTCGGCGGCTGGCTCCAAAAGGTTACCGCACCGACTTCGGGTGTTACAAACTCTCGTGGTGTGACGGGCGGTGTGTACAAGGCCCGGGAACGTATTCACCGCGGCATGCTGATCCGCGATTACTAGCAATTCCGGCTTCATGCAGGCGAGTTGCAGCCTGCAATCCGAACTGAGAATGGCTTTATGGGATTCGCTTAACCTCGCGGTCTCGCTGCCCTTTGTACCATCCATTGTAGCACGTGTGTAGCCCAGGTCATAAGGGGCATGATGATTTGACGTCATCCCCACCTTCCTCCGGTTTATCACCGGCAGTCACCTTAGAGTGCCCAACTGAATGCTGGCAACTAAGATCAAGGGTTGCGCTCGTTGCGGGACTTAACCCAACATCTCACGACACGAGCTGACGACAACCATGCACCACCTGTCACTCTGTCCCCCGAAGGGGAACGCTCTGTCTCCAGAGGTGTCAGAGGATGTCAAGACCTGGTAAGGTTCTTCGCGTTGCTTCGAATTAAACCACATGCTCCACTGCTTGTGCGGGCCCCCGTCAATTCCTTTGAGTTTCAGCCTTGCGGCCGTACTCCCCAGGCGGAGTGCTTAATGTGTTAACTTCGGCACTAAGGGTATCGAAACCCCTAACACCTAGCACTCATCGTTTACGGCGTGGACTACCAGGGTATCTAATCCTGTTTGCTCCCCACGCTTTCGCGCCTCAGCGTCAGTTGTAGGCCAGAAAGTCGCCTTCGCCACTGGTGTTCCTCCACATATCTACGCATTTCACCGCTACACGTGGAATTCCACTTTCCTCTCCTACACTCAAGTCCCCCAGTTTCCAATGACCCTCCACGGTTGAGCCGTGGGCTTTCACATCAGACTTAAGAGACCGCCTGCGCGCGCTTTACGCCCAATAATTCCGGACAACGCTTGCCCCCTACGTATTACCGCGGCTGCTGGCACGTAGTTAGCCGGGGCTTTCTCGTGAGGTACCGTCAAGGTGCCGACCTATTCGAACGGCACTTGTTCTTCCCTCATAACAGAACTTTACGATCCGAAAACCTTCATCGTTCACGCGGCGTTGCACCGTCAGGCTTTCGCCCATTGCGGATGATTCCCTACTGCTGCCTCCCGTAGGAGTCTGGACCGTGTCTCAGTTCCAGTGTGGCCGATCACCCTCTCAGGTCGGCTACGCATCGTCGCCTTGGTAAGCCATTACCTTACCAACTAGCTAATGCGCCGCGGGCCCATCTTGCAGTGTGAGGATAAATCCCCACTTTTACATTCGGATCATGCGATCCAAATGATCATCCGGTATTAGCCCCGGTTTCCCGGAGTTATCCCAGTCTACAAGGTAGGTTGCCCACGTGTTACTCACCCGTCCGCCGCTCATTCCACCGGCTTCACCCCGAAGGGATCCGCCGGCTTCCTGCGCTCGACTTGCATGTATTAGGCACGCCGCCAGCGTTCGTCCTGAGCCAGGATCAAACTCTCCGATAGAGTTCGATGTCTCTGACATCATGTCCAAACTTTCGTCTGGCGTTGTTGAATGTTTCCACTCAACGCTTTGTTTCTTTGACGGGATATTTTCATATCCCACTTTGCTTGGCTTTTTGTTTAGTTTTCAAAGGTCAACTACACTCTTTTCTTTCATAAAAAATGAGTGCGCTTTCTCTGTTGTTGCGACTTATATATCATATCAAAATCTACTCCTTATGTCAACACTGTGAGAGTGTGATTTTCACCAGAATTAATTTTGATTTGTTTTTTCAGCAACGTTTAATAATATACCACAAAAAAATATAGTAATGCAACTCTTTTTTTAAAATAAATCATTCTTTCTATATTTATATACACCTTCCATATTTAAATTAAACTAACTATTTAAGTGCCTTCATAATCCATATTGTATGGAAGGATTTATTTAATGGTGCATGTCACGATTATTTTAATATGGGAATGTTTATTGATCAAAAGAAAAAAGAAGGGATATACCCCTTCTTCCAAGAATTATTACACATTAATTTCTTCTTCTCTATGGAAGTCCAATAATTCTTCCTCGATAACAATCTCTGGGTGCTTCAATAAATCGAGTAATATTTCTCCTTCATCAATTAGTTTAAGTATTGGACGTGTCGGATGCTGGTAATTTTGATAAAGGACTTCTCCGATCATCCCGTTATTCAAACGGACTTTTCTTCCAATAGATAAATCTACAGTCATTTGAATAAGGTGGTTTAGTAAAGAGTGATCTAATTTGCCGAATTGGTCCACTTTCAATGAATCAATCACTTTATAAGGGGACTGTTTAGACCGATAATATCTTTCAGAAGTCATGGCATGGAATACATCAGCAATAGCAATCACTTTTGCATATTTGTGAAGCTTACTTCCCTTTTCTTTTAGAGGGTAACCACTTCCGTCCTCTCTTTCATGATGTTGTAGAATTCCAACTAACGCATTTTTAGTAAGCCCTTGGGTATCTTCTAACATGCGATAACCAATGATTGGATGCTTCTTTACCTCTTCATACTGTTCAGAAGTTAAAGTGCTTTTTCTCTCAAATGCGTTAAATGGTAACTTTGCCATACCACAATCTGCTAACAGTCCTGCAATCCCTAATTGAATCACTTCTCCGTTTTTCAATCCTAATCGTTTACCCAATAAAGCACTAAAAACACTGACTGCAACTGAATGAAAATAAATATAATCTTGCTTTGTACTATAGTGATGGAGTTGCATTAAATCACTTTTAGTGGGGGACTGTTCATATAACGGTAGGAAAACGTTCCTCACAGCAAAAGCATCAACTTTTACGCCACCTTTCCAATCATTAAACAACCTTTTAAACTGTTGGACAGCTCGTAAATAATAGTCAATAAAAGTATCTTCTTTTTCAGGAATGTCTTGTTTTAAATCTGACTCTTTTTCCTCTAACTCTAAACTAATCCCTTCTCCAGGCTTAAAAACCTCACCATTTACAAGGATAGGCTCTACCTTTACCCGTTCAATTAAAAATACAACTAGCATTCGTAAATGCTCTTCCGTTAGAACGGTTTTCTTCCGTAGCAATGGTGTATTCGATCGTTTATAAACATCTTCAGCTAAAATGCATCCAGGGATAAGATTTTGTGTTTTCACATTCATTATTAATGCCCGCCCTTCGTCCATGTTACTTCTATATTGAAAGTAAACTAGGAAAAAAGTCAACTATTTTACCAAAAAATTCATTACAAACATCTTAATTACAAACAAAAAGGCCTAATTCAATACCTGTAAATCCTATTTTAAATTCTTATCGTCACTGAGATAATGTGCGACCTGTGCCAAATGACCCACATGTGTAATATCTTCTTTTAAAAGCGGTATACACAATGTCGGTATGCCGCTAAATACCGTTTCAATCTCCTTTAAGTAAATATGTTGTTGTCTTTTTTGCGCTTTGAAAAAAACTCCTTCAACTTCTTCTGGAAGAATTTTATTAATGATAAGAGCGCTTACAGGGAAGTCATGACGTTTTAAGGTTGTAACAGCGCGAAATGTTTCTTGGATAGGCAATTTCTCTGGATTCACAACAAAAACAAAAGCTGTTTCTGTTTTATTTAGCAACGTATGACGTACCTTTGCAAACATCTCCTTTCGTTCTTCCAAAACACGATAAATAGGATCGTCAACAGGTTGCCCGTCAAAAATTAGCTGTGTATAGTTTTCCATTGTTTTTCCCCGACGTTCTATCATGCCATCCATCCAAGCTCCCATTAATTCAGGTAATGTTATAAGTCGGAGTGTATGACCAGTTGGTGCTGTATCAATAATAAGTAAATCATAATGTTCTTTTTCCTCAACAATTAATGTCGTTAATCGTTGAAACAGTGCTGATTCCTCAGCTCCTGGTGCTGTTTTAGCTAAGTCCAACTGTCGATTGACTTCGTCGATCAGCGTGGCTTTTACAGCATGTTTTAAATGTTGTTTCACTTGAGATATATAGCGATCTGTTTCTTTCTCAGAATCTATTTCAATCACTGATAAATTTTCAGCCACTTTTTTAGGTTTATGACTTAAACTCGTATGAAATAAATCAGCTAAATTATGAGCTGGATCTGTAGAAATTAATAGAACCTTTTTTTTATTTTTGGTTGCGGCTATTGCAAGGGAGGAAGCAGTCGTTGATTTTCCCACTCCTCCTTTTCCTCCACAAAAGATAATTTTCTTATTTAACATCATTTGCAGCACTTTATTCATTTATACCATCCCCCTTACAGTTTCACCCTTTTTATTACTAATTAACAGCAGCGAAAACCGCTAAGAGGTGATTTTTCCATTCCCATTCTTAAATGCCAATCATGAAACTTATCGAGCATATATGGATAAAGCTCTAATGTATAAAACGATACAGGGTTAGGGATACCAAGTGCTTCCGAATAAAGAAGTAGAAAAAAAAGATCATCTTCATCTCTTAATTCACGCAGTATTTCCGTGCGATGTCCTTGACGTAATATATCATCATAAAGTTGTAACCATTGCTTAATGCCCATGTTAACCCCCTTTAATTATGTTGAGAAATGATCATTATTGGTATTTTTTCGCCATAAGCCTGAAAGTGCTTCTAACAATATCCACAAAGCAAATACTAGAATAATGGCTCCAAGTAGGAATAAAAGCAGGTTCATATTTTCTCCTTCAGCTATTCCTGACCATTCCATAAAAACTTGATGAGTCATAGCCCAGACTGTCATAATCATTAAGAAAATCATTGGGATCAGAGTAAATAAGTAGTTTCTGCCTTGCCGTTTAAGCCATAGCGTGACAAGTAGCAGTGTAATCCCTGCTAATAATTGATTAGATGTCCCGAACAATGGCCAAAGAACATATCCGCCTGAACCAAAACCTTGTGGACCCTCTGGTAGAAGAACAAGAGCTGCACTTGACGTCACTGCCACCGCTGTCGCCACATGCATTTTCGTTAATGGCTTAATGTTATATTCCTGTCCTAATTCAGAAATGATATAACGCATCAACCTTACTGATGTATCTAAAGTAGTCGCTGCAAAGCTTACAACAATGATCGCCACGATCGTTGTCGCAATATCTGCTGGAAGGAAAATCCCCGTTGCAAGTACTCCTGATCCTTCAATAAAATAACCTAGGCCATTAGCATTGGCTGTATCAAATGATGAGTAAGCGCCTATAAAGTCATTCTCTGAATTAAAATAAGTGACAACGGCTAATATAGCCGCAAGAGCTAATAAACCTTCTCCGATAGCACCGAAATACCCTACAAACCGAGCGTCAGGTTCTTTGTTTAATTGTTTACTAGACGTGCCGGAAGCCACAAGACCATGAAAACCAGAAATAGCCCCACAAGCAATAGTGATGAATAACAGTGGAAACCATGGAATATCTGTACTTATATTCGAGGCAGGTGCTGTTATTGATGGGTTAGAAAATAACAGACCTAAGTATAAAATAGCTAACCCTACAACTAGCTGATGGGAATTAATATAATCTCTTGGCTGTAGAAGTTTCCATACCGGTAAAGTGGAAGCGACATATACATAAATCATTAAAATGATAATCCAAATGAAAAATGAAAAGGCAACGCCGTTTAAGCCAAATGCCACAATCGTTTCTTCTCCTCCGAAATATCTCGGCAAATCGATTTGTAAAGCAGGGATACGTGAAGAAAGGATAGCTGAAAAATACATAATGACGAGAGCACATAAAGAAGGAAGTAGCATGCCACCCCTTTTTTTATAAACGGTATAACCAATCCATATTGCTAGAGGAATTTGAATAAATACAGATAAGACTGCTGCGGGGAACTGGATAAATAAATTAGAAATAACCCAAGCAAAGACAGCGTTAACCATTAACACTAAAATAAGAATAATAAACAAGAACAGTAACTTTGCTCGTTGACCAATGATTTTACTTGCCAGCGTCCCAACAGACTGCCCTTTATGCCTAACAGAAAGAACTAAAGCACCAAAATCATGAACCCCCGCTGCAAAGACAGTTCCAAGGACAACCCATAAAAAAGCTGGAAGCCATCCCCAATACACTGCTATTGCAGGCCCTACAATGGGTGCTGCGCCAGCAACAGATGTAAAATGGTGTCCCCAAAGCACCCATTTATTTGTAGGAACGAAATCAACGCCATCTTTAAAAGCATGTGCTGGGGTTTGGTAATTTGGGTCTAGTTGATAAATTCGAGTGGATAAAAATTTCGAGTAATATTTGTAGCCGAGAAAAAAAATCAAGATACCACATACTGCTACAGCAACTGCATTCATTCTCATCTCCTCCTCGTAACAAATCGTATAGGCATGTTCATTATGCCATCCCATGAGGTAAAAATGAAAATCAATAGCAGCAGATGAGCGCCCAAAATAAAGCGCTTTCAAAACATTTCTCTTGAATGCTCATTCATTCTTATTATTTAAACTAATTAATCCTGCTCTTCGGTGGACAGTACATCCATCAAAATTAGCCTGTTCATGCCTGGAAAAATATCTTGTTTTGGACGTCCTTTTTTGTGTCCATTATGTTAAATGAGTTTTAATTTAAACCAGTTGCTTATAAAACAAACATTCAATCAGTGGGGGTTTTCATTTTTCTCCCACTGATTTGTCGTTGCGTGAATCAGGACACACCCGCCCGTTATCTCCCGGCTATACCGATTTAGCTCTCTCCTCTATTTTGAGCCAGGAAGTTTACAGAAGGTTATCTGTAATAAAAAACAAGGGCTGAATCCTTGCTCGCGGCATTCGATTGTATTTTTGACAAGCAATCTAAAATAACAAAATATGAATTAAAAAATGGCTCTCACATAAGTGAGGGCCATTC
The DNA window shown above is from Salipaludibacillus agaradhaerens and carries:
- a CDS encoding HD-GYP domain-containing protein, which gives rise to MNVKTQNLIPGCILAEDVYKRSNTPLLRKKTVLTEEHLRMLVVFLIERVKVEPILVNGEVFKPGEGISLELEEKESDLKQDIPEKEDTFIDYYLRAVQQFKRLFNDWKGGVKVDAFAVRNVFLPLYEQSPTKSDLMQLHHYSTKQDYIYFHSVAVSVFSALLGKRLGLKNGEVIQLGIAGLLADCGMAKLPFNAFERKSTLTSEQYEEVKKHPIIGYRMLEDTQGLTKNALVGILQHHEREDGSGYPLKEKGSKLHKYAKVIAIADVFHAMTSERYYRSKQSPYKVIDSLKVDQFGKLDHSLLNHLIQMTVDLSIGRKVRLNNGMIGEVLYQNYQHPTRPILKLIDEGEILLDLLKHPEIVIEEELLDFHREEEINV
- a CDS encoding ArsA family ATPase, translated to MNKVLQMMLNKKIIFCGGKGGVGKSTTASSLAIAATKNKKKVLLISTDPAHNLADLFHTSLSHKPKKVAENLSVIEIDSEKETDRYISQVKQHLKHAVKATLIDEVNRQLDLAKTAPGAEESALFQRLTTLIVEEKEHYDLLIIDTAPTGHTLRLITLPELMGAWMDGMIERRGKTMENYTQLIFDGQPVDDPIYRVLEERKEMFAKVRHTLLNKTETAFVFVVNPEKLPIQETFRAVTTLKRHDFPVSALIINKILPEEVEGVFFKAQKRQQHIYLKEIETVFSGIPTLCIPLLKEDITHVGHLAQVAHYLSDDKNLK
- a CDS encoding cory-CC-star protein, which codes for MGIKQWLQLYDDILRQGHRTEILRELRDEDDLFFLLLYSEALGIPNPVSFYTLELYPYMLDKFHDWHLRMGMEKSPLSGFRCC
- a CDS encoding carbon starvation CstA family protein is translated as MNAVAVAVCGILIFFLGYKYYSKFLSTRIYQLDPNYQTPAHAFKDGVDFVPTNKWVLWGHHFTSVAGAAPIVGPAIAVYWGWLPAFLWVVLGTVFAAGVHDFGALVLSVRHKGQSVGTLASKIIGQRAKLLFLFIILILVLMVNAVFAWVISNLFIQFPAAVLSVFIQIPLAIWIGYTVYKKRGGMLLPSLCALVIMYFSAILSSRIPALQIDLPRYFGGEETIVAFGLNGVAFSFFIWIIILMIYVYVASTLPVWKLLQPRDYINSHQLVVGLAILYLGLLFSNPSITAPASNISTDIPWFPLLFITIACGAISGFHGLVASGTSSKQLNKEPDARFVGYFGAIGEGLLALAAILAVVTYFNSENDFIGAYSSFDTANANGLGYFIEGSGVLATGIFLPADIATTIVAIIVVSFAATTLDTSVRLMRYIISELGQEYNIKPLTKMHVATAVAVTSSAALVLLPEGPQGFGSGGYVLWPLFGTSNQLLAGITLLLVTLWLKRQGRNYLFTLIPMIFLMIMTVWAMTHQVFMEWSGIAEGENMNLLLFLLGAIILVFALWILLEALSGLWRKNTNNDHFST